From Halodesulfovibrio aestuarii DSM 17919 = ATCC 29578, one genomic window encodes:
- the phnE gene encoding phosphonate ABC transporter, permease protein PhnE, producing the protein MTNNMTWERFTPRQRLARFAVYLGAVSLLVFSLSTVEIIPEFLYDAPYQLHDLFTRMWPIDFASYTQENIHQALIETLNIASLGTVLALFLAVPVALLSANNITRSPILNWFGKFILVSSRTVNSLVWAILFVAIFGPGALAGTFAIGFRSIGFCGKLLAEALEEVDHGPIEALRAAGAPTVSILLKGYWPQVAPAFWGLALFRWDINVRESSVIGLVGAGGIGVALDTALNLFRWQQVALILLCIFTIVIVAEVVVTKIRQSII; encoded by the coding sequence ATGACTAATAATATGACATGGGAACGATTCACCCCCAGGCAGCGCCTTGCCCGTTTTGCGGTGTATCTTGGTGCAGTTTCCCTGTTAGTATTTTCTCTGAGTACCGTAGAGATCATTCCAGAATTCCTCTACGACGCGCCGTACCAGCTGCATGATTTATTTACACGCATGTGGCCAATTGACTTTGCGTCATACACTCAGGAAAATATTCACCAAGCACTCATCGAAACACTGAACATTGCATCTCTTGGCACTGTCCTCGCGCTGTTTTTAGCAGTGCCGGTCGCATTGCTTTCTGCAAATAATATTACCAGATCCCCAATTCTTAACTGGTTTGGTAAGTTTATTCTTGTTTCTTCCCGTACTGTTAACTCACTTGTTTGGGCTATCCTATTCGTAGCAATCTTTGGCCCAGGCGCACTGGCAGGTACCTTTGCTATCGGCTTCCGTTCCATCGGTTTCTGTGGCAAATTACTTGCAGAAGCACTGGAAGAAGTAGATCACGGCCCTATTGAAGCGCTTCGCGCTGCCGGTGCTCCAACAGTCAGTATCCTCCTTAAAGGTTACTGGCCGCAGGTTGCCCCAGCATTCTGGGGACTGGCACTCTTCCGTTGGGACATTAACGTTCGTGAATCCTCTGTTATCGGTCTTGTAGGTGCTGGTGGTATCGGTGTTGCACTTGATACCGCACTTAACCTCTTCCGCTGGCAGCAGGTTGCACTCATTCTGCTGTGCATTTTCACCATCGTCATTGTTGCAGAAGTAGTTGTTACCAAGATTCGCCAAAGCATCATCTAG
- a CDS encoding MoaF-related domain-containing protein, with amino-acid sequence MRKIPILLFFFLSIVQGTAFGMAQQVDIRPEDLVGKTLIETWRRGSIVGASYRTDILTSKTMLWSSLTGRTKGNVEEVEYACIKVGCEILQMSWREKTTGSRAIITYNFKTMKMYGVIVEEDRDYLLKGSFTIERTRDVKKDRKDLPKLFKGKTRDE; translated from the coding sequence ATGCGTAAAATTCCTATTCTACTTTTTTTCTTTTTATCAATTGTGCAAGGCACCGCTTTTGGCATGGCTCAACAGGTAGATATTCGACCTGAGGATTTGGTCGGTAAGACGCTCATTGAGACATGGAGGCGCGGTAGCATTGTTGGAGCTTCATACCGAACTGATATTTTAACGTCTAAAACCATGCTTTGGTCTTCGTTAACAGGACGTACTAAAGGCAATGTTGAAGAGGTTGAGTACGCCTGCATCAAGGTGGGGTGTGAAATATTACAAATGTCATGGCGTGAAAAAACAACAGGTTCTCGAGCCATTATCACCTATAATTTTAAAACAATGAAAATGTATGGTGTGATTGTGGAGGAGGATCGTGATTATTTGTTGAAGGGTTCTTTTACTATTGAGCGGACTAGAGACGTAAAGAAAGACAGAAAGGACCTACCGAAGTTGTTCAAGGGCAAAACAAGGGATGAATAA
- the phnC gene encoding phosphonate ABC transporter ATP-binding protein yields the protein MSVENTIKGNGETRSLLIENLEKEYVKGKPVLKGLSFEVSGEETVGIIGPSGTGKSTLLRCINRLIEPTKGSITVAGHDITTYSGKDLRLARRRIGMVFQEYNLVERLTVIENVLCGRLGYIPVWRAWLRKFDQADINRAFKLIDHVGLGEFATQRADSLSGGQRQRVGIARAMMQSPDVIMADEPTSSLDPKTSVEIMELLKMVSSTEHIPVLINIHDVNLAKRFCDRIIGMSKGKIIFDGHPSELKDSHLSQIYGGEDWLS from the coding sequence GTGTCTGTTGAAAATACCATTAAAGGGAACGGGGAAACCCGTTCCCTTTTGATCGAGAATTTGGAAAAGGAATACGTCAAAGGAAAACCTGTACTTAAAGGTCTTTCTTTTGAAGTTTCTGGCGAAGAAACTGTTGGCATTATCGGACCATCCGGAACCGGTAAGTCCACCCTTCTGCGCTGTATCAACCGCCTTATCGAACCAACCAAAGGTTCTATCACTGTAGCCGGCCACGACATCACTACCTACTCCGGTAAAGATCTTCGTTTAGCACGTCGCCGCATCGGCATGGTTTTTCAGGAATACAACCTCGTTGAACGGTTAACCGTCATCGAAAACGTACTCTGTGGCCGCCTTGGATACATTCCTGTCTGGCGTGCATGGCTTCGAAAATTTGATCAGGCTGATATCAACCGCGCATTTAAACTTATCGACCATGTAGGTCTTGGTGAATTCGCAACACAGCGTGCGGACAGCCTATCCGGTGGACAGCGTCAGCGCGTTGGTATCGCCCGTGCAATGATGCAGAGTCCTGACGTTATCATGGCGGATGAACCAACAAGCTCACTGGATCCGAAAACGTCTGTTGAGATCATGGAATTGCTCAAAATGGTTTCTTCTACCGAGCACATCCCAGTGTTGATCAACATCCATGATGTAAACCTTGCAAAACGATTCTGCGATCGCATTATCGGTATGAGCAAAGGTAAAATCATCTTTGACGGCCACCCGTCTGAACTCAAAGACAGCCACTTATCTCAAATTTACGGCGGTGAGGATTGGCTCTCATGA
- the phnE gene encoding phosphonate ABC transporter, permease protein PhnE, translating into MTTDAQRKSPFKASIIARLGWIILACYVFYALNALDFTWVRFIEGLGNGAKFLGEMIPPNFERWNLLVENLIETIEIAVIASAFGIGFSLPIGMCAARNLMPDWVTWPARTIIAVCRSFHPVIFAILFVKAVGFGPLAGILTLIFLSIGFIGKLFAEAIEEISLKPVEAMKAAGAPFMSVLVFAVLPQVFNRFIGFATYQFDANLRNSTMVGIVGAGGIGGTLFAAFQRFDYDFLAAILISIIALIMLSELLSVKIKAIFND; encoded by the coding sequence ATGACCACGGATGCACAAAGAAAATCACCATTCAAAGCAAGCATTATAGCACGACTGGGCTGGATTATTCTTGCCTGTTACGTTTTCTATGCTTTGAATGCACTTGATTTTACGTGGGTACGCTTCATTGAAGGTCTGGGGAACGGTGCCAAATTCCTTGGCGAGATGATTCCGCCAAACTTTGAGCGTTGGAACCTGCTTGTAGAAAACTTGATTGAAACCATCGAGATTGCAGTTATTGCCTCCGCTTTCGGCATTGGTTTTTCTCTGCCTATCGGCATGTGTGCTGCACGAAATCTCATGCCGGACTGGGTGACTTGGCCTGCTCGTACTATTATTGCAGTATGCCGCTCCTTCCACCCGGTTATCTTTGCGATCCTTTTCGTTAAAGCCGTAGGCTTTGGTCCGCTTGCAGGTATTCTTACATTGATATTCCTTTCAATCGGCTTTATCGGCAAACTTTTTGCCGAGGCAATTGAAGAGATTTCTCTGAAGCCTGTCGAAGCTATGAAAGCTGCTGGTGCACCATTCATGAGTGTACTTGTTTTTGCAGTACTCCCGCAGGTTTTCAACCGATTTATCGGTTTTGCCACGTACCAGTTTGACGCAAACCTGCGTAACTCTACCATGGTTGGTATTGTTGGTGCCGGTGGTATTGGTGGTACTCTGTTTGCTGCATTCCAACGCTTTGACTATGACTTCCTCGCTGCGATTCTTATTTCAATTATTGCGCTTATCATGCTTAGCGAACTTCTTTCCGTAAAGATAAAGGCGATTTTCAATGACTAA
- a CDS encoding FAD-dependent oxidoreductase has product MSAQSSVCRLTVGGSMESVLAQARLRILIVGCGMAGGTLAALLHQHGEKPVVVERGGKNGASGYALGLYPVGERVLHGLGMHRRFQQISRGMERYVVHNSAGKVLKEFPLTNFIDKYGEIRGVDRGMLLTLLRSHIPQENIFYNTTVERIQNNPHGAVVTFSDGSAQAFDLVVGADGIYSEIREMILSQREYAYRSTGWGGWGVWRSLEDFDAVTYRELWADGWFMGIYPVYNKLAVFMGGNKKKLSKFTAAEFAASLREKVATGILHSALQSLEGLESAFFWNIEDCRATRWFSKRVVLLGDAATAFLPIAGIGASMAMDSASVLSDELSRTDIDYMPVALEKYVKRQKKRVETVQDNSRFLAKIMFRNSLFTSVTRNSLVKMYSLQGLLKDIIKIMH; this is encoded by the coding sequence ATGAGTGCTCAAAGCAGCGTTTGTCGATTGACCGTCGGAGGCAGTATGGAGTCTGTACTTGCACAGGCTCGATTACGTATTCTTATAGTCGGGTGCGGCATGGCTGGGGGAACGTTGGCTGCGTTGTTGCATCAGCACGGAGAGAAACCCGTGGTAGTAGAGCGTGGTGGAAAAAACGGGGCAAGCGGTTATGCTCTTGGACTCTACCCTGTGGGGGAACGGGTACTGCATGGACTTGGCATGCACCGCAGGTTTCAGCAGATAAGCAGGGGGATGGAACGGTATGTTGTGCACAATAGCGCCGGAAAGGTATTGAAAGAGTTTCCGCTCACTAATTTTATAGATAAGTATGGTGAGATCCGTGGAGTGGATCGAGGGATGCTGCTCACACTATTGCGAAGCCATATCCCACAAGAAAATATATTCTACAATACAACAGTCGAACGGATACAGAATAATCCTCACGGTGCTGTCGTGACTTTTTCTGATGGGTCAGCACAGGCATTTGATCTTGTTGTCGGTGCTGACGGTATTTATTCAGAAATCCGGGAGATGATCCTTTCTCAACGCGAATATGCCTATAGGTCTACAGGTTGGGGAGGATGGGGAGTATGGCGTTCGTTGGAAGATTTTGATGCAGTTACTTACAGAGAGCTGTGGGCAGATGGCTGGTTTATGGGAATATATCCCGTATACAATAAACTGGCTGTTTTTATGGGTGGTAATAAGAAAAAATTATCGAAATTTACAGCAGCAGAGTTTGCAGCGTCGCTTCGTGAGAAAGTGGCTACGGGTATTTTACATTCTGCTTTGCAGTCGCTGGAAGGGCTGGAGAGTGCATTTTTTTGGAATATAGAGGATTGCCGCGCAACACGGTGGTTTTCTAAGAGAGTTGTTTTATTAGGTGATGCAGCGACCGCATTTCTTCCCATTGCAGGAATAGGCGCGTCTATGGCGATGGATTCTGCTTCGGTTCTTTCAGACGAACTGTCTCGAACGGATATTGATTATATGCCGGTCGCGTTGGAAAAGTATGTTAAGCGCCAGAAGAAAAGGGTTGAAACTGTTCAGGACAACTCTCGCTTCCTTGCTAAAATCATGTTCCGGAATTCGTTGTTTACCTCGGTTACGCGTAATTCTTTAGTAAAAATGTACTCACTTCAGGGATTGTTAAAAGATATAATTAAAATAATGCATTAA
- a CDS encoding SIMPL domain-containing protein, protein MRYISAFFVFALLFFPAVAQCSEEAPKQIILNETGKSKVMPTSGSLSFSQVIIVLLKQDKGNPLTAQEAKDKLAEQVQKLTDTVKKNLQGSKSFTKDFDANVSFSPYYKRIDSNNSLVGYQVRASYSITVLDLKKAQDVTLAILKSGVEDVSPLYGQVDEASRRLCEKEALKEAVERGKERADVMAMLMDSKLGGISRAVINSEGAPRMYMEKAAMASDSNMYELQASTCRVRVELVFSVQ, encoded by the coding sequence ATGCGATATATTTCAGCTTTTTTTGTTTTTGCGTTGCTGTTTTTCCCTGCGGTTGCTCAGTGTTCTGAGGAAGCACCTAAGCAGATTATTTTAAATGAAACCGGCAAATCTAAAGTTATGCCCACCTCTGGTTCTCTTTCGTTTTCTCAGGTGATTATTGTGTTGTTAAAACAGGACAAGGGTAATCCCCTGACGGCACAGGAAGCAAAGGACAAGCTTGCAGAGCAGGTGCAAAAATTAACTGATACTGTTAAGAAAAATTTGCAGGGATCGAAATCATTTACCAAAGATTTTGATGCGAACGTATCTTTTTCTCCATATTACAAACGAATAGACTCTAATAATTCTCTTGTAGGGTATCAGGTGCGCGCAAGCTATTCCATAACAGTACTGGATTTGAAAAAAGCTCAGGATGTAACATTGGCTATTTTGAAAAGTGGTGTGGAAGATGTTTCGCCGCTTTACGGGCAAGTTGATGAGGCTTCCCGACGCCTATGTGAGAAAGAAGCTTTGAAGGAAGCCGTGGAACGCGGCAAAGAGCGCGCTGATGTAATGGCAATGCTGATGGACAGCAAGCTTGGCGGTATTAGCCGCGCAGTCATTAATTCTGAGGGTGCTCCGCGTATGTATATGGAGAAGGCTGCTATGGCATCTGATTCTAATATGTATGAGCTGCAGGCGTCTACTTGCAGAGTTCGAGTAGAGCTTGTTTTTTCAGTACAATAG
- the phnD gene encoding phosphate/phosphite/phosphonate ABC transporter substrate-binding protein, whose product MKRIMLLVAMAFLLASVPALAADCTNRGGLDTNYCDEDNDLVADLAPASECKDPSTLVFTYTPVEDPAVYRDAFADFQEYLKEATGKRVIYYTVQSNAAEVEAMRSGKLHIAGFSTGPTGFAVNLAGYVPMAVKGYPEGFQGYNLIVVVKKDSPIQSLADLKGKKVAHTSASSNSGNLAPRALFPKEGITPDKDYTVVYSGKHDQSVLGVVHGDYDAAPVASDVYDRMVAAGRVKADALRIVYRSPKFPTSSFGYSSQLCAPLAQKIIGAFSTYRFPKSMQKSFHGADRFYPITYKADWKVIRDIAEATGTSYNAVGLKKMAEKEAAKKAKKK is encoded by the coding sequence ATGAAAAGAATTATGTTGCTTGTTGCCATGGCATTTCTGTTAGCGTCTGTTCCTGCTCTCGCAGCAGACTGCACCAACCGTGGTGGTCTGGATACAAACTACTGTGATGAGGATAATGACCTCGTTGCAGACCTCGCACCTGCTAGCGAATGTAAAGACCCTAGCACACTGGTGTTCACCTACACTCCTGTAGAAGACCCTGCTGTATACCGAGACGCTTTTGCGGATTTTCAGGAATACCTCAAAGAAGCAACTGGCAAGCGTGTAATTTACTACACCGTCCAGTCTAATGCTGCAGAAGTTGAAGCTATGCGTTCCGGCAAACTTCACATTGCCGGCTTCTCTACCGGCCCTACCGGCTTTGCTGTTAACCTCGCAGGTTACGTACCAATGGCTGTTAAGGGCTACCCGGAAGGCTTTCAGGGGTACAACCTTATTGTTGTTGTAAAAAAAGACAGCCCGATTCAATCATTAGCTGACCTCAAAGGTAAAAAAGTAGCACACACATCTGCTTCTTCTAACTCCGGTAACCTTGCTCCACGTGCCCTCTTCCCTAAAGAAGGCATTACTCCAGACAAAGACTACACAGTTGTTTACTCCGGCAAACATGACCAGTCTGTTCTTGGTGTAGTACATGGTGACTACGATGCAGCACCTGTTGCTTCTGACGTATATGACCGTATGGTAGCCGCTGGCCGCGTTAAAGCAGATGCTCTTCGCATCGTATACCGCAGCCCTAAATTCCCTACCTCTTCTTTCGGTTACTCCAGCCAGCTTTGTGCCCCGCTTGCTCAAAAAATTATCGGTGCATTCAGCACCTACCGCTTCCCTAAATCCATGCAGAAGTCATTCCATGGCGCTGATCGCTTCTACCCAATCACCTACAAGGCTGACTGGAAAGTTATTCGCGATATCGCTGAAGCCACCGGCACCAGTTACAACGCTGTTGGCCTGAAGAAAATGGCTGAAAAAGAAGCTGCCAAAAAAGCTAAAAAGAAATAA
- a CDS encoding HAD-IIB family hydrolase: MKPFSTMPADVKQHIRYILTDIDDTLTDEGRLRAEAYTALEQLRENGFIVIPITGRPAGWCDQIARMWPVDGVVGENGAFYFRYDDKSKKMIRRYATADELRAQHKIKLAELGELVVEKVPGCAISADQAYRETDIAIDFCEDVPALSIEAVHKIKEICTSAGTTAKISSIHVNAWFGQYDKLAMSARILKEEFNVELEAVREKVVYAGDSPNDAPMFSYFPNSVGVANVLEFEDTIEHKPSWITEKRGGAGFAQIADGLLAT, from the coding sequence ATGAAGCCTTTTTCTACTATGCCCGCAGATGTCAAACAGCACATCCGCTACATTCTTACTGATATTGATGACACCCTCACAGATGAAGGCCGCCTGCGCGCAGAGGCATACACTGCTCTTGAGCAATTGCGTGAAAATGGCTTTATTGTCATCCCTATTACCGGACGTCCTGCAGGCTGGTGCGACCAAATTGCACGCATGTGGCCTGTCGATGGCGTGGTGGGCGAAAACGGTGCATTTTACTTCCGTTACGATGACAAATCAAAAAAAATGATCCGTCGTTATGCAACTGCAGACGAACTCCGTGCGCAGCACAAAATCAAACTAGCAGAGCTTGGGGAACTTGTTGTTGAAAAAGTTCCCGGCTGTGCCATTTCTGCAGATCAGGCGTACCGCGAGACAGACATCGCAATTGACTTCTGCGAAGATGTGCCAGCTCTCTCCATCGAAGCTGTACATAAAATTAAAGAAATCTGCACCAGCGCCGGTACAACTGCAAAAATTAGTTCCATTCATGTAAATGCATGGTTCGGACAATATGACAAGCTTGCTATGTCTGCCCGCATTCTTAAAGAAGAATTTAACGTTGAACTCGAAGCTGTCCGCGAAAAAGTCGTCTACGCAGGCGACTCACCAAACGACGCCCCTATGTTCAGCTACTTCCCGAACTCAGTAGGTGTAGCAAATGTGCTTGAATTTGAAGATACCATCGAACACAAGCCGTCATGGATTACAGAAAAACGCGGTGGTGCAGGTTTTGCGCAGATCGCAGACGGCTTACTGGCAACTTAA
- a CDS encoding bile acid:sodium symporter, protein MKFQKILELGNKKLLLLGVLIAIVLGVHLPLSQEILHAFHFTTLLVAIIFIAQGLNMDFSQAINIKKHFKIMVAGTIIAVFAYPALAYEFTRIFSLANDFALGFILICCFPNSLEAAMAMTMSANGNRVTAVVLLTGLCLVGIFSIPFNIYIWVGGTEHISASTVLAKVIGYVFLPVSVGQLLRKFFPRLPEQTKRISHYLPILCLSALVYISCSREASILDELSFSDIVHTLFPSASLHLLMLVIAVLVGRYILHLSKEDNRSFIFITSEKPMSLSVALWSVTYAPAHPTSIFPILIFYLAQMIIDSFIISRLKLQDCAKTG, encoded by the coding sequence ATGAAATTTCAAAAAATATTAGAGCTGGGTAACAAAAAACTATTACTCCTTGGGGTACTCATCGCTATTGTGCTGGGCGTACACCTTCCTCTTTCTCAAGAAATACTGCACGCATTTCATTTCACCACCTTGCTGGTTGCTATCATTTTTATTGCGCAAGGGTTAAATATGGATTTTTCCCAAGCTATTAACATTAAGAAACACTTCAAAATCATGGTGGCAGGAACTATTATTGCCGTTTTTGCATATCCTGCCCTAGCGTATGAATTTACCCGCATATTTTCGCTTGCAAACGATTTCGCTCTGGGATTCATCCTTATCTGCTGCTTTCCGAACTCACTGGAAGCAGCCATGGCAATGACTATGAGTGCAAATGGTAACCGTGTCACCGCAGTAGTGCTTCTTACGGGGCTATGTCTTGTAGGGATATTCAGCATTCCCTTTAACATCTATATATGGGTCGGTGGTACAGAGCACATCAGCGCCTCCACCGTCCTGGCTAAAGTTATCGGTTACGTTTTTCTTCCGGTATCTGTCGGGCAACTCCTCCGTAAATTCTTCCCTAGACTTCCTGAGCAAACAAAAAGAATCTCCCATTATCTGCCGATCCTATGTTTATCTGCTCTTGTCTATATATCCTGTTCTCGCGAAGCATCTATCCTCGACGAGCTTAGCTTTAGCGACATCGTGCATACTCTCTTCCCGAGTGCGTCACTCCACCTGCTCATGCTCGTCATAGCGGTTCTTGTCGGACGTTATATCTTACACCTCAGCAAGGAGGATAACCGCTCATTTATTTTCATCACATCTGAAAAACCAATGTCACTCTCAGTTGCACTATGGAGTGTGACATACGCCCCTGCACATCCGACATCGATATTTCCAATCCTAATTTTCTATCTTGCACAGATGATTATCGATAGCTTCATCATTTCGCGCCTTAAGCTGCAAGACTGTGCGAAAACTGGGTGA